The sequence below is a genomic window from Monodelphis domestica isolate mMonDom1 chromosome 2, mMonDom1.pri, whole genome shotgun sequence.
AGTacagaatggatggatggagaaagGCCTGCAAATAGTAGGATTTTAATTGAGTCTTGACCAAAGCCAGGCAACCCAAGAAAGAGAGGTGATGGCCCCAGATTAtaaatctagagctgaaaggaaattTAGAGGTCCTTAagtccattttactgatgatgagtctcagaggttaagtgacttgcctagggttatagaGGTAATAAGTCATTGAGGTGGAATGTGAAACTAAACTTTCTGATCTCCCAGTACAGTGCCCTATCCACTAATTCAGACTAGCTATGTTTTTTCCATCTTCAAGACCAGAGTTGgatttgccacctagctgtctagaGCAGCAAAGCAATAACTTTGACTCAACATTAAATCAATATTCCTTTCCTTGCCAGGGAAAgcagctttcttctttccttctttttttttcatcttttttctaagTTAAACTGGGCTCAGAAATTTTGTCTTTTGCCCAAGAAACTTTTGTTGAGAAagtgcctcctccctcccctactctAAGCCAAGCCAGTGGACAGTTTTACTTATTTCTACTGTGGAGCTGTCCATTGGAAGTCTCCAAGCATGGACTCAAGCATATGTAGAGGAAATAATAATCATCcagaaagttttgttttgtttggaagtttaaaaaaaatctcctaaaTCAATTCCACCACCCCATGAAGATGGCCTCATTCTTACAGGTACTAGAGAGTTCTGCAACTGAAATTTCCAAGGTTTCATTTGAACTGTTTTTCCAAATCATCTCAATATTAGAAACAGCTGTTTCTGGGCACCGTAAGCTGCTGGAGGGCCTTTCCTGTGCACACACTAAAGGCTCCAACAACTGACCATTAAGAGCTCATGCTGGTTATTTAATTACCATTTGGGAAGGGTGCCCTTCAGTTGAAATCTTATGTTCCACAAACAACATGTGATTCACATCAGATttggttgcttgaactgaagcCTTCTCTATTACCCCCAAACCCTCCTCCCATTCCCCCACACATGTGTATTTAATAGGAACATGGAGAACCACTACCAAACCATGGAACCATCATGATAGAAAGGTTAAAGCACAGCACTTGGGGCCAATGATCTCTCAATGACCAAACCTAATGACCTTTTCTCGATTCTCATCTCTTTCAACCTCTACAAAGCACTTAATATTACTaatatccttttctttctggAAGCTATCTCCTCACTAGGTTTTTGTAATATTGATTCTCTCACACAGGTAGAAGAACCAGGTGAGAGCAAATACCTCATTATATTTCCTCTAAAgtacattattcttttttgtttgtttaaaccttTTGACTCAGGATCAACACTAAGTATCActaacaaggcagaagagtggaaggtCTAGccaattgggggggggaggttaagtgacttgcccaaggtcacactaggaagtatctcagacaAGATTCAAACACAGGACTTACCATCTCTAGGCAGGTTGTCCTcagatattcatttttaattctctaGCACTGTAACTCTCTGGTTTTCCTACCACAGAGTGCCAAACATATAAAAACTACACTACTCAAAATGCCAATAAGATTTTGGGAGCATAAGGTGACAAGGTTGTGCTCAGGGTCAACCTTTGATTATTGAAAAAGATGCATCTTCTGCTAACTATCATTAAAAGGCTTCAGTTATAAGATTGTTCTAAAGGTGTAGCAAGAAAAAGTAAAGCAAATTGCATTGTAGGAAAGTCTTTTCAGAGATCTAAGTAGCTGCCAAAGAAAATCTCAGGTGTGTGACGTTGAAAGGTTTGCTGATCAGTTGTCATACAATATCGCCACTCTCAGCATCCATGAGGCAAGCATGCTGCCCCAAAGATGACCATGAGTGTTCCCATGCAAGGACTCTAGACTTGATTACTAGACCCTAGTCTATGTGGTGCTCAGGGAGGGCCAGCAACTCTGCTGTGAGGACTTGTAGAGGTGGATGAGATGTTCTGGGAGGATTATCACCTCTGGTGGGAAGGCTTGCTGAGCACTCTTTTCAGGGCTTTGGCACTCACCTTTCACCCAACTACCTCTTCAACCCCAGGAAGCTGTAACACACCCAGCAATCAcaccaaagtaaaaacaaaacaaaacatggcaGCTGGGCTAttccaggttgagggtaaccaacatgCCTCAAACAGACTTAGGGGATGTCTACCCTAGGCATGTGAAGAGTTTCCCCAggggaatgggtgaatgagaaccATTTGTTCCAATGAACATGTCTATGAAGACAGATGAAGCAAGTGCTATAGAGCTCTTATAGTTTGGGCAATCATCAAAGATCctaaggtcatccactgaatcccAAAGCCATTCATTCTTTTTCATGCTATTTGActttgactctggaagagaaagtaaagCTCATGCagctctgcctcccttaaatagGCAGACAAAAATGTCAttaatgtcattggtcctctttgataaaaatgagcaaacaagaatttttagaaaatattttattttcctaagtacatgtaataacaattttaacataCAATTTCTGAAGTTATGATATCCAAATTGtctgtcccttcctcccctcccctattCCTGAGAGGGTAAACAATCTGGTCTGGGTTATACAATGTAAGGAATTTGATTAAggattttattaaatatgtgaGGATTCTAAAATACATGGTGGTCACTGATTTTAAATATTAGACctcaaaatgattttaatagcttttatttacaaaaggatggaaagagtgaaagtagagaaatacaaaaaggggGCAGAGAAGATGTCTACCCTCCTATCACACTAGCTATTGCTCCAGTGCTGGGCTCAGCCCAGCAGGGCTTGTTAACTCTAGACCAGAGGTCCAGGAGCTGCACCCACACGGCCTCCTCTAAGATGTTCTCTTAAGTCATCAGTTAAACCCCCAAGACCTATGGAGGTAAAGAAGTTGATGGCAAACCTGGTATTTCTTGGGTTATCTCGGGGCAGTAATCCTTCAAAGAATGGCTGCAACGTTTCATCCTTCAGTCTTGCATTCAGCTGAGGAAGTCCCATGTATTCACAGAGTTCTTGAAAAAGTATTTTGATGAAAATTCTACTGGAAGACGTAGTAGTTTCTTCACTCAGTGTGATACATTCAAGAACACTCCATGGAAGTGAATTGGTATATAGAAGATGTGCAAACAACTTGGCCACATTTCTTAATTGGCTTGTTGCCAAGCGATGTATGGTATCATACTGTTCCTTGAAAATGCCCTCAAAGGATGCCATGTATTCCTTTTTTAGCATACAGAAACGCCCTGCCAATAAGCCAAAAAACTTCACATATGTCCTCTCTTGGGCACAGCAATCAAGTATCATGTTGCAAAGTTCTTTCATCTGGCTGTCAGGGAACTCCATTTTCAGCAATTTGTGAGCGCATTCTTCAAAATCTAAACTTGACTGAATGGCAAGATAGATTGCACGCCGGAATGATACCACATTGATTTCTGTTTTGTCAAGGACGATCACTTTTTGTCCTTCCTCATCCCCTacttgctcctcctcctcctcatcatcttCACTACTTGTAGCATCTTGGTCTGTGCTGGAATCACTGTCACCTTCATTGAGAATTTCTTTCTTAATAGTTAtgtatttctcttcattttccatgaAATTAGGATCTAGCTTGAAAACATGAAGAGCATCCTCTGTATCATAGTCATCTTCCAATGGAAGCATATGAGTGAACTGGTCTTCTTCTTCGACTAGATCAAGTCCTTCCACAATAACAGGGTGATTCTTGAATCCATCCTTACGTACTGCAAACATCACTTCAATCATATACTGAACTCGTTTGTCAATTTCCGAACTGTGCAGAATGTTTCGAAGGCGTTCAAATACAGCGTGGATTCCTCTCGGTGATACTTCTGTTAATTTTAGGCCACATTCCTTGAGCAATCCAATGGCTATTTCAACACTGTCATCTGTTGGCCTTTCAAGAAGTAAGGTCAGCATCTCTAAACACAAAACTTCGTGTGCCACCTCCTGGTTCATGAGATGCGCAATGAATTTTGTAGCATTTAGACAAagctgtttatcatttctttgatAGCCTTTTCTAAAATTGAGAATTAACCTCTTGAGGATAAGTTCTCCAATGTTTGGAAACTTTGAGTTGATAATTGCCACAAGAGCAGCATAAATGTGGGTAAAGACTGGAGAAGCATTTTGTGCTTGCAAAATAGATCGAGATAGCAACCCCCTTCCTCTAACAATATTTTCTTGAAGGAGGTCTTGAATGATAATTCCTATGTTAGACCTGTTCACCTTATTGATAAGACCATTGATGGACTTCTTTAAGGCCTCCCAGCTCAGCCTTTGGTAAGCTAAGCTGTTTTTATCTGTAACCTGTTCTTGCATCATTCGGAGTTTTGCTGGAGGAATATAAGCACCACCAGTGTGAATGAGAAGTGGGTCcacatcttctttcttcctctttgttgGGGGCTCTTCATGAACAGGTGATCTCTGAGTTGCTGCTATTTCTGTATACCGTCTGCATTTTTCTCTGCAATCTCTGTCTAGAGGAGATCGTCCCTGATCTTCGTTTTCTGGAAAAGACCTCCTCTGAGAAAGTCCTCTTCTTTCTTGGCCAGAATTCTGTTTCATGTGAGCCATGCTCATTTTCAATTTCTGTTGTTGATCTCTATCTCTAGCAGTCTGGAGAGCCCACTCCCTGCTTCTAAATTGGAAGAACCCAATAGTAGGAATCCCTTGGTAGTCAGTTTTTCCCTCCTGACTGGAGAAATTTCATATAAGCAGCTGCCAAGCCTTGGCCATTTGATTTTCAGATCTCTTCTATTGGTCCTTCTTACTACTCAAAAGGTCAGTGATCTTGTTGAACCtctcagcagttctttctcttgttctCCCTCCCTGGATCTCCACAATGTCCACAAATCCTGGAATAGGCCTGGTCAGGAATAGAGCTCCAGCTGAAATCTAGACCCTGAACAGAGACTTCTCAGACTGAGCCATGACTGGGCTTTTATAGGACTTTTCCTCCCAgattctcctcccctttcccactCACTCAAGGAAGGTGTGAACTCTACAATCTTATCAGGTGTGAACCaataaaaaattcttttgttcttcctcacCAAGTCATCGATCCTCAGTAACAACACCTTGTGAGTACATCAAAGAACTCACAACtcagaaacaatgaaaaaggaGTTCACACCCTTGAGAAGACTGCTCTTTACCTCCCTGACCTGGGTACAttacttgtttgcctcagtttcctcatttttaaaatggggaataaaaaCAGAATCTATTTAGCAGGGGGGACTTATACATGAAttatatttaagtgaggcagagttgcagagTTTCCAGTCTTACTCTGTCTTTCAGAGTCATCCAACAAATAGGATGACCCTCAATGTCAGGAAGTCTCTCagcaaataaaatctaaatttgtcTTTTAGAGACATCTATCTTCCCTTTCTGATTGCTATCAAATAGAATCGGTCACTGTCATAAAACGGAAAGAGGATGCAGTATTAGAGGATCTAAGTTCAAAATCTCTTTCACTCATTTACCCTGAGTAATCTGAGGCAAATGATTTAAGCCTGGAGGCCTCAGTTCTTCCATTTTGAATAACTTGGTCTCCCAAGACTCTACAATTTCTAAATCTGCTTATCCACCAGATGTCAACTTTTCAAATGCCTGAAGAAATCTAGGAcaaggtaaaccactccagtatctttgacgaGAAAATCggaaaaggagtcacaaagaattcaGTCCTTTTCAATCATGTACTACAAAACTCCCTCCAGCTGAGCCCCTGTTCCTTCTTAATGGGGCATGTAATTAAAGCCTTTCAATTCACTTCAGGAAAccttttttaagtgcctactatgtgctaggcacagtgtgtttgaatttttattcataacaaatGCTAAGGAAGCTCTGGGTATAATATGAATGATCAGTTATGTTCTCTAAGTTATTTTGATACAAAAACTTAGGCTCCATTCTTTCACTGAATGTTTCAGAAAAGTGACTCTACTGGGAAACCTTGACTTTAGCTTCTCACTCTTCTCTTGACCCAAGCTGAGGGCTTGCCACTAGTGGGGTCACTCTAAGGACTGGTTGTTGAATGTGGTTAGAATTGGAGCAGATCTATTCCTTTCCTTACAGGCTCTAATCAAATTCCTTGGAACTCCTGATAAATGGTGCCAAGACTCCTTCTGAGACTTGATTGTGTTGCTTGCACAGACAGGATTTCAGTTGGGCCAGGTCAGAGTAATAACAGGAGTAGCCAGATGATCTGGATCTGGGGATGACAGTTGAAAGTGCATTTGTGGCTACTGCTCCTAGGGGGAGGGACAGGAATGGCTTGGTCTAAGGATTGGTGTCTTTGTAATGCACATGGATAGATATAGCTGATTTACTATTTTGTGTGCTATTTAGAGGGCTGGAGATAATAGTTCTATTTCTCAATAATGCAACCAAACTTAATTCATCAAAGTACAGAAACAATACCTTCTGAGAACAAACTACCAACCTGTGGTTTTAGCTTCCAATAGGTTTCTAGCTGTCCAGTGTGAAaagaaattcttggttctctttgtctattctgagtttacacttgtaaaaagggaatcctttatcctctttgcctagttggagttaacactttggttaacaataacttaagtacccctacttagtacctcaccagattgggaaaacaggattaactctcctttgtctactcttgaattgaattgacaagagcttgaacaccctacttagcagTAGGTGGAGGGGctcttggagagctccaccctttcaactcaatcagccaggaaaggagagttcacaccctcagaaactcagtcaggaaactgtgaacccttttgatgagaattcacacctccagaaggtgagatGGGGATCCAACAGATACTGTCTCTCCTCCCCCAGCCaatgctgggaaatttggaagctgtgcttggcccttgtgaagagggcaagggacaagaagtcactataaaaggccctgaatttctggggctggaGATATCGacttcaagaaggagttggacttcaggAATGAAGTCAGCATCAAGAAGGTTGCCTCAAGAAAGAAAGTCAGCCTcaaaagcaaagagggagttctcccaaattcatttcatgaaccaaatatggtactgattccaaagccaggcagggcaaaaacagagaaagaaaactacagaccaatctccctaatgaacatagatgcaaaaatcttaaacatgatactagcaaaaagacgtcagcaagtgatcaggagggttattcactatcatcaaataggatttataccaggaatgcaggtctggttcaatattaggaaaaccatccacataattgaccatatccacaagcaaaccaacaaaatcacatgattatctcaatagacgcagaaaaggcctttgataaaatacaacagccattcctattaaaaacactagaaagcataggaatagaagggtctttcctaaaaataataaacagtatatatctaaaaccatcagcaaagatcatctgcaatggggataaactagatgcattcctaataagatcaggagtgaaacaaggatgcccattatcacctctattatttaacattgtactagaaacactagcaatagtaattagagaagaaaaagaaactgaaggtattaaaattggcaatgaggagaccaagttatcactctttgcagatgatatgatggtctacttaaagaatcctagagaatcaataaaaaagctagtggaaataatcaaaaactttagcaaagttgcaggatacaaaataaacccccataagtcatcagcatttctatatatctccaactcatctcagcagcaagaatgagaaagagaaattctattcaaaatcaccttagacaatataaaatacttaggaatctatctgccgagacaaacacaggaactatatccacacaactacaaaacactctccacacaactaaaactagacttgagcaattggaaaaacattaactgct
It includes:
- the LOC100032341 gene encoding pre-mRNA-splicing factor CWC22 homolog — translated: MSMAHMKQNSGQERRGLSQRRSFPENEDQGRSPLDRDCREKCRRYTEIAATQRSPVHEEPPTKRKKEDVDPLLIHTGGAYIPPAKLRMMQEQVTDKNSLAYQRLSWEALKKSINGLINKVNRSNIGIIIQDLLQENIVRGRGLLSRSILQAQNASPVFTHIYAALVAIINSKFPNIGELILKRLILNFRKGYQRNDKQLCLNATKFIAHLMNQEVAHEVLCLEMLTLLLERPTDDSVEIAIGLLKECGLKLTEVSPRGIHAVFERLRNILHSSEIDKRVQYMIEVMFAVRKDGFKNHPVIVEGLDLVEEEDQFTHMLPLEDDYDTEDALHVFKLDPNFMENEEKYITIKKEILNEGDSDSSTDQDATSSEDDEEEEEQVGDEEGQKVIVLDKTEINVVSFRRAIYLAIQSSLDFEECAHKLLKMEFPDSQMKELCNMILDCCAQERTYVKFFGLLAGRFCMLKKEYMASFEGIFKEQYDTIHRLATSQLRNVAKLFAHLLYTNSLPWSVLECITLSEETTTSSSRIFIKILFQELCEYMGLPQLNARLKDETLQPFFEGLLPRDNPRNTRFAINFFTSIGLGGLTDDLREHLRGGRVGAAPGPLV